The Seriola aureovittata isolate HTS-2021-v1 ecotype China chromosome 8, ASM2101889v1, whole genome shotgun sequence genome contains the following window.
AAGTGAAAACAAAGCCAAACTTTTCTTACAAAGTTGGGGGATCATTACAGACATGACTGGAGCACTCGCTTTTGGTTTAACCTCCATACGAAATGTTTAGTTAAACTGTCTGTTGGCCTGTTTACAATCTGTCTGATCGACAGTGTAGCGATGAAGCTGCGTCAAGTGTTACGATGAATGATGGcccaaactgtgaaaataaataatgaaccAGAATTATCCATTAAACCTTCtcatcctctcttcttccttctctatACCACCTCCAGCTCACCTACCTAGGCCCTCCATTCAACGAGAAAGACTTCTCCCCTCCGCGGCCCAACAGCACGGCTCTGTCCCTGCCCAGTGCTGCCACCCGCCTGGAGCTGTGGCATGGCCTGGAGAACCAAGCCCGGCTCGCCCAGAACCAGAAGGCCTACTCTGTGCTGCTGGCGGCTGTCAGGGAGCTGGCCCGCTCCACCCTCTGCCCCTCCCTCAAGACCTCTCTGCTGCACTTTTGCACAGGCCTGGATGGACTGCTGGGCTCGATATCCGCACTGATGACCACGCTTGGTTACGcgcttcctcctccatctgcaAACATGGGAAGTGATGCTGGTGAGCTGCAGTATCCTCAGAGGGGGACAGGAGGCGACCAACCAGCTCCACTGATGAGCCAGAGCCTGTACAGGTCCAGAGCTGGGACGAGGACAGACTCGGGTCAGCGTAACAACCAGAAACGAACCGGGGTGAAGGTGGTCAGAGGAGAGCGGGAGGAAGGCGTCAGCGTTGACCTGatggaaaaaagaagagggaaagaggggaggagagcagaggcgACCGCaggtggagggaggagtggCGGATCGAGGGAGAAGGGacgaggagaaagagggaggagaggaaagagggatgagCCTGAGAGTGGGAAATGGGCTGCCAACGAAGAagggcaggaggaagaggaggaggtggagcaagaGGGAGGGGTagagaggtgggggaggagaAGGTTGTTGAGTATCAAcgaggatggagaggagaaggaggggcaGCCTGAACCCGGGGTTGAAGTGTCTTACCCGGGCACAGAAAGCTCCAGCCCCCTCCGACAACCAACCATCCAAAACAACAATGACGACGACAACAATCAGTACAGCTACAACCTGAACGCACATCACCCAGACACACTCAGAAGAGAAGATGGATTTATTGTAGAGAAAAGCATTGGGttgatggtggaggaggagaagcaatCACATATGGAAGctacttcctcttcctccgctTTCTATCATCACCGTCGGCCTCCTCGCTCGCTCTTCTCCCCCACCCTCCAACCTTCTCTGTccaccctctccctcctctaCCAGTTCGGAGCAGGTGAGAAGCACACTCTTCTCCCCCAGcccatccctctgtctttacGAGGGGGCACCTCCCTCATTTCGCCTCCACTGACTCCgctgctctcctccacctcctcctctgcctcctcttcactCCTGCCAGTGCAGCCGACGATGAACGACTTCGCCAGGAAGGTGGAGGGGTTTTGGATATTGCGTGAGCTGCAGAGTTGGCTGTGGCGATCAGCGAAGGACTTCAACCGTCTCAAGAGGAGACTCCGAGGTTGAGACACTGAGACGGGACTGgacacttagacacacacacacacacacatacaaacacacgcaaacacacacaaacgtgcaGTATATCAGAAGTCTATTTGCACAAAGTCTGAGTGGAAACAAAGTGAGAGCTTTAACAGACAgaagcacataaacacattcgAGCTTAACACATTCATTCATACCGTACTGGAATAAGTGAATGAAGGACTATTTGGCAGGTCACCAGAAGTGCTAATGgaatataacacacacaaagccaacaCATTACCAGCACTGTCACCCGCCTAATGCACATAGCAGCTCATTGAGCGAGACACACTGAGACTGGGCTGAGTTACCGGACTACACGGCTCATGGATCAACAGAAATGCCACTGTAGGtggttagacacacacacacacacacacacacacacacacacagacacacacagaggaggataGACTGAGTGACAGACAGCAAGACACAGTGCAGCTATTGAGTGAAAACTGATTCAGTGACCCCAGATGTGTGAATCagcaaacattcattttctctaaAGGAAGAAGGGAAACTTTCTGAatgggaaaaagacaaaaggagaggaggaaatggccagagggatgaagagggcacagatgaggagaggaagaggcagaaaaggagaggaagacggGAGGAGGCGTGAGTCAGGGGGATGAGCACCAGAAATAACGGGCAGGGTGGTATTGCTGAGTAATCAGAAGTTGACCGGTCAGTTACAGTAACTCTACAACAGCGCTACACATACtgtccagacacacacaatctctcacacacacacacacacacacacacacacacacacacacacacacacacacacaacacacacacacacacacacacacacacacacacagacactcatacTTACTGTGGTATTTGGTGCCTTAACATACCATTCACTTCTTTGCTGCCTTTGATTCGGTGCTTTGTAACAGTGATTTCCCTCCATAGCAAGAAACATTTAACGAAGCCTTAATCAATCTGTAGTTTTCCCATGTTTACAGGAAGAGTTcggacattttgggaaactggct
Protein-coding sequences here:
- the clcf1 gene encoding uncharacterized protein clcf1 is translated as MKRFCGVHQHQLILLLAAAMATALDLSHNLASERSSIESTYELTKYLEYQLKEIKDVYLTYLGPPFNEKDFSPPRPNSTALSLPSAATRLELWHGLENQARLAQNQKAYSVLLAAVRELARSTLCPSLKTSLLHFCTGLDGLLGSISALMTTLGYALPPPSANMGSDAGELQYPQRGTGGDQPAPLMSQSLYRSRAGTRTDSGQRNNQKRTGVKVVRGEREEGVSVDLMEKRRGKEGRRAEATAGGGRSGGSREKGRGERGRRGKRDEPESGKWAANEEGQEEEEEVEQEGGVERWGRRRLLSINEDGEEKEGQPEPGVEVSYPGTESSSPLRQPTIQNNNDDDNNQYSYNLNAHHPDTLRREDGFIVEKSIGLMVEEEKQSHMEATSSSSAFYHHRRPPRSLFSPTLQPSLSTLSLLYQFGAGEKHTLLPQPIPLSLRGGTSLISPPLTPLLSSTSSSASSSLLPVQPTMNDFARKVEGFWILRELQSWLWRSAKDFNRLKRRLRG